CTTCAAAGCTGCAGACTCCCAAAGTCCATCCGGTGCCGGGAATGGGTGCAAGGCTTGCCATTCGATATTCCCCATTATAATTGTATTCTATTGATCCTTCTTTCGCCAGGCCCAGCGCCTCTAGTTTCAGCCCAAACTCTTGCAAGCTTCCTCCGGTTTCAATATCAGCAAATATATTCACCTGATCGAGGACCATATTTTTATCAGGGTGGGCATAAATAACACCTTCTGGACCAAGAACAAAAGCATAGCCTCTTTCTCCTGAGCCAAGCTCATCTGTGATTGCACTTAACGCATTTCCGTCCCTTCTCCCCACAAGGACTCCTATCACACTGTTTCCAGATTGAATGGGTGCAGCGTACATGATAACCGGCTCACCGGTTACTTTGCTGACAATAACGCCTGAAATATTGGCTTCGCCTTGAAACGCCTTTTTCACGTATTCCCGATCTCCTAGCTGTGCAACTTCTCCACTCAATGCATAGCGGGCAGTACCATCGGGGGATACCACCGCTAAATCCAAATACTCAAGCCTCTCGGCGTCGGCTGCCAAGATCTCTCTTTGAAGCTCCCAGTTCATTGACTGCGTATCGGCTCGATTGGCGACCTCATTCAATATGCCAAGCCGCATTTGGACAACTGCATTCAAACGAGCTGCACCATCTTTAGCATTTTGCATTCCCAGTTCCTTCTGCTGCTGAATTAGTGCATTTGTGCTGGATCGTACTGACAAGACTCCTAAAATCGACGCCACGATCAGGATTAGTATACAAACAAATAAAGCAATTTTTTTTGATAGATTTAATTTCATTTTTTCCTCCTAAAACAAATCTTCCATACGATGAGTGATGAGTATTTCTTTTACAATTTTTCTCAGCATGACCAATTCTTCTTTTGGAACAAAAGCAGAGCAGCCTTCCCTGAAGGCTCTATCCAGGTCTCTCTCAAAAATATCTTCAGAGACGATAATGAAAGGAATTTTTTTATCCATACTGTTTCGAACTTCCAATGCCCCAAGAGCGCTGAAGCCCGGCATTGAATTGTCGCTGACAATCAAATCCCATTCCCACTCATTTAATGCATTTCTCATGGATTGCTGATTTGCTACCACTTTGTGGAATCGAATTGATACGTTCGCCTTTTTTATCTCTCGAATATTCAAATCCGCCGAATAGCGCGAGTCTTCTACTAAAAGGACCGATATTTCTTCCATTTTCCCCTCCCTTAAAGTGATCATCTGAGTCTTTACGATATTTTTATCCATATGGCTGAATCACTTTCCAGCCGAGATTTCATCAATATTGTATCGAATGATATTAGAGATGAACATGCATAAAAGATGGTTTCTACCATGAAAAACGTCGGCTTTGTGAGATTTTTATCAATCCCTTAAAGCTGTAAGTAAGATTCCACTGGGTTTGTTCTGATTTCTCACCAATAAAAAAAGTGGCTTCGCCACTTCCGCTAAGGAACCCTAACAGCCTTTGGCCTTTGGCCTCCGACTCGCTTCGCTCCCTGCTGTCCGTTTTTCCACTGCAGCTGAAGCTACATTTCCCACTATATTAAAAGAGGATGTTTTGTAACTCATCCTCTTTTCTCTAAAATAGTAACGGTTGGATCTGATACTACTTCCTATAATTTTTGGGCAACACGCCTGTATTCTTTTTAAAAAGCCTTCCGAAATACTCGGGATCTTTAAAACCAAGGATCTCTGAAATCTGATAATTTCTTAGTTTACCTTCTTGAAGCAGTTTTTTTGCTCTCTCTATCTTTACCATATTAATATATTGCAGCAGTGTTGTTCCGAATTTCTGTTTAAATGTTTCACTTAAATAAGATTTGTTGATAAAAAGCTTCTCTGAAAGAAGCTTGACGGAAGTCTCTTCATCCACATGGGTGAGCACATATTCACAAGTTTTGGATATAAGCTCACTGCTGGGACTGCCCATTAGTTTGTTTAACAGTACGATTAGCTCCCTGAGAATCCCGTTTGCGCTGTTTTGAAGCTCTTCTACAACTTCGCTTCCCGAATAGAAATCTGCTTCCAATTGATCCAAATCAATAAAGAGCTCCAGCCACGGGTAGGTCTGCCTGAGCGCTCCAATAAGCTCATGGGTAGTATTTTTCAATGCATCCATAGCTTTGAAATGATCGTAATGATATAGATGACAAATCCGGCCAATTAAATCCACAGCCTGGTCTACTGCTTTGAGGTTTCTGCTTTTGATGTTGTGAATCAGCTGCTTTTTATCCTCTGTTAGGCTTATGGCATCATGAGCATAATCTTGCAGTTCTAGATTTTGCCGCTCCTCTTCACGCAGATTGCCCAAATATCTTCCAATTCTGCCAAGCAATTCAGCCAGGCTTGCTTCCTCTACTGGTTTTCCTATGTAATCAAAAGCACCATATAAGATCCCTTGCCGTGCAAAGTGATATTCAGTAAAGTCACTCAGCAAAACCGTAACAGGACATAGCTTTCTTTCCGAGATCTGTCGTAAGAGTTCAATCCCGTCGACTCGGGGCATTCTAATATCTGTGATTACAAGGTCAAAGGAGTTGTTTTCTAATTGTTCCAGTGCATCCAAACCATCTACTGCTTCGGCCTCAATCATGAATCCCGATGATTCTCCCCACAGCTTTAACCGTTTCACATCTCTCCGCATCACTTCAACATCGTCAACAATCATCACCTTGAACAATAGATTCCCTCCCAACGTTTCGTTGATTTTGTTCTTCTTATTTTGGAAGTGTAACGTATATCGTCGCCCCTTTACCAGCTTTTCCTAAAATCCGTACTCTTCCGCCATGTTTCTTGATGATTTTCTGAACGGTAGCAAGCCCAATTCCCGTTCCCTCATATTCCTCGGCAGAATGAAGTCTTTGAAAAATTCCGAACAGCTTTTCCGAGGATTCCATTGGAAAACCGACTCCATTGTCATTTACATAAATCGTAATTTGATTTGCTTCAATGGTATGTCCAACCTTAATGACTGCAGTGTCGGTATTGCGGGTGAATTTCACGGCATTGGAAATTATATTGTTCACGACTTGTTTTAATAGAATTTTATCCCCTTCTATCTTGGGGATTTGTGTCTCCATGATGAGCTTGATACGCCGCTCCGGTATTGCAGCAGTCAGCTCATTGAAGGTTAATTCGAATAATTGATGAAGGTCGATGGTTTCCCGATATAATCCAAGACGCGACGCTGTTGAATATTGAAGAAGCTTGTTAATCAGTGCAATCATGTCTCTGCTGATATTTTTGATGTTGCTAAGGATGTCTTGGATTTCACCCTCTATTACTTCCGGATAATCCTCCATTAAAATCCTACTGTATGCATCTATGGCTCTTAACGGAGATTTCAAATCATGGGATACCGTATAGGCAAATGCTTCCAGCTCATTCACCGACTTCTGAAGTTCTGAGGTTCTTTCTTCTACCCGCTGCTCCAGTTCCGTGTTAAGCTTAAGTATTTCGTAGCTTGCAATTTTTTGTTCAGTAATGTCCCGGGCAATTACCAATGATCCGTCTGTATTATTATAATGAATTGGGACTGCACTTACCTCCACGAAAACAGAAGTACCATCAAGCCTTAGGAAAATCACCTCATTGGGAGGCATCGATTTTTTCTCCTCCAGCAGAATTTTGACCCGTTCTCTGATGATCCCATGGTAATCTGGGTGATAGCGGTCCATTACATTTGTATTGAGCAGCTGCGCTGCAGATTGCGCCCCAAAAACAGAAACTGCGAACTCATTAATGTATCGAAACTTACCTTCCGATACAATGAAGATTGCTTCCGGTGCGCTTTCCACTAAAAGGCGGAAGCGTTGCTCGCTTTCATACAGTGCTAGGTTGGCTACAACTCGATCGGATATGTCATGTATTATGGAATAAAGATAAGTTTTTTCTTTCAAGGTGACAGGGCTGCTATGCACCTCAACATCTACAGCTTCCCCCGAGGCTCTTCTATGCTGAAATAAAAAATAGTTTCTTTTCTCCAGGTAAGCCTTCTCCATTTCAGCTTTTGTTTCATCGGGATTGAGCGTATTAATCTGCTCGATGTTCATTGACTTCAAGGTCTCTATTGTCCATCCATAGAATCTGGAAGCTGCTGGGTTTGCATCAATAATACTTCCGCTATGAGGATCAATAAGGAGCATAATATTGTGGCTGTTATGAAAGATACTTTTATATCGTTCTTCCGCATCCATGATCCTGGTTTGTGCTTCTTTCCGTTCCTTTTGCTGTAATATCAAAAGGCTAAGGATCACAGTGGCTATCGGATATACCAATAAAACCGGTATTGTGATTTGTTCTATGATTTGTAATGCCGTATCCCATGCTAGAACAAATGCATCTACTAGCATCAAAAGGTGAACTACAACTCCAAAGAGATAGATATTAACCCACCGTAGTCTTCCATATTGGGGTATAAAAAAGTGCCTCCATAAGCCTCCAACGCAAACTGATGTAACAATCGTTGCAATGCCCATCAGAAGTCCTGCTCCACCCAGCGCAATCCGATACAGGACCAATATAATCGATGCAATGCTTGCTGGTAACAATCCAAATGTCAGTGCAGATGTGCTAATTAGAATCGTGCGGGTATCAAAAAATATACCGGGCTTTAATTCATAAGGAAACGTCATTATGATCAATCCTATGAAACCAATGAGAATACCATTCATCCACGGTACCAGCTTAACCCATCCAGCTGGTATGTTATAACTAATTTCATAAATAATGATTAAAGCCAATAGCAGTGCTGCGTTATTGATTAAACCCATTATAATCATGCTTCAATATTCCTTTACTATTACAACTTATACTACTTATTTTCCATTATTTGATTTGCATGTTTTTTTAGAATTACTGCATTTTGGTCTTTCTATTATAAAATTACCATTTGAGTATTGCAACATATTTTTATCTATTTCGACAATATTCGACGTTAAGATTGCAAAAGAAAAACCACCCATTGGGTGGCCGTCTTCAGTGCTTCTGGGATTCAAGATATTTCTGCAGCTTTTGCGCTTGCTTTCCTTCTGAAAGCGAGTAGTCGCCGAAAAACTCCTGCAAATCCTTATCCTCTATCTTTGCAGAATAAGCTTTGAAATCCCGTACTCGTTCCTGCGTGTCCAGCAAAGCCTTTTTCAGATAGTCTACGGTTTGCATCTCCATTTGATTCACCTCCATCTAATCGCTAAAGGATGCTCTGGTTTCATTGTCGATCTTTGTACGTATGAAACCAACCAGTGCTTCACTATTAGTATGGACAGATTAACCGCAATCATGTGCTGCACATTTTATCGATGGACTTGATTTTCTTGATTTTTGCTCATGCACAGGGGTTCTATTGTTTTTACTTATATATAATTCTTCTTTTTTATTTTATCAATCAAATCTTCGTAGGGCTTACCTAACCTTTCACGCTTCACATAATTCTCAAGGAGAACCATTGTAAATTGGAACTTGGTCCGATACTCTTCATGCATATCGGTATAGTCAGAATCAAGGATACGTTCTAAAATTGTGAATCCGTTGTCATCCTTAATTGATAAATCTGGTTTGTACTTTAAAAGGACATCCGCACAATCCCATCTCAAATAATCCACTGCCTGCATTAGCGGGGTAATCCCATTTGTCTTAAGGTCTACATCTGCTCCCGCATACAGTAACATGTCAGCTACCTGAGGTGATCCAGTAGTTACATTCCCCTGAAGCAAACTAGTCTCATTATAAGGAATATAGTTTGGATCTGCGCCTTTACTTAATATATCATGGATACCCTGAATAGATTCGGTGTATTCTTCCACATTACCCTGCCAGTATGCCACATTCGACCCCGTCACTGCATTATATAGCTGTCCATTTAAGGTAAAAATTTGTACAAAGCGAAGTTTACTATCCCATTGTACCTCAGCCCCGCTATTTTCGGCTATAAATCTAACCGGAACCACTGTATGTCCATTAATAATTGCTGGTGCGATCAACAGTGCTTTCTCCTGGTTATTCACCTTTGCAATTTTACTCGCTATCGTTAGCTGAATGTTAAGTCCTTCCTTCTCCGCAACAATAGTTTTCGTCTGATTATCCCATTTCACGTTTAACCCAAGTCTTTCAAAAATGGGGCGAAACTCAACCAAAGTGTTCCCATTTTCCATCTGCGGCTCAAGAGATAAATTGACAAAATCATAATCAACAAGGACACGAATCGGTTTAGATTCTTCTGCAGATGACTGAAAGGTCATCACAATTAGAAACAAAAGGACCAAGAAAAATATATAAGTACTTTTTTTACGCATAGGAACCGCCCTCTCCTTTTCGTTCAAGTCTGTTCTTGACTTATATCGCCATCATCAATATGAGGAAGAAAAAATAGTCTGAACTTTTGTGAATTAACAGATATACTTCAGCATTATTTTAATCAATCCGTAGCCAGACAGTAGAGAGATCACTCCTCCGAAAACAATCCAGCCTGCTACAGTGTAGTTTACTTGGTAAATATCCCATCCATCTGACAAAATCATCAGAAAAAACATTCCGATCGCATAACTTTTTAAGATACAAAGTGATCCAAGAACGAATATTGCCAATAAAAGGATACCATAGTTTTTTGTGATCGAGTTCATATCAATACCCCCTAGTCTTTTACGACTATCATACCCCATTTATTTCCATATGGCAATGAAAATAGCTTTACAAGTTCTAAACAGGACAACACCTGAATAATTTATTAATAATTAAATCTCATCGGAAAGGAGGGTATAAATTGAAAAAATATTTAATCCCCGTTATCATTCCGATCATACTGCTGCACGTTGACAAAATCGTAATCGTATTCAGCTAAAAGAAAAGGTAATTTGCGACTAAAATCGCAATTACCTCTTACATAAACCAAATTATGATTATACCCATTTAATACGATGAACAGATTGCTTCAACAGAGCACCCATTCCCTTCTTGTACTTATTGTTATCTCCCCAAAATTATCTCAGATATGTTTTTTATCTTATATTTAACAATAAAAAACCATGGAAGCGTTTTGATTCCATGGACATTTACGTGGTTGCGGGAAAAGGATTTACACAGATGTGCCGATTTACATTCGATCTGCACATCTGCCGTCCTGAGAGACCTCTTTCAGGCCTCTTGGACCACCCCCCTAAAAACAGTCCACGACTGTTTTCTTTACGGCGGGTGCCTGTTCAGGTTACGCACCTAACCTTATTTGTGAAACAAATATCTGGTAGGTGCCATACGGGAATCCCCCAGCTTCAGCTGGTTGGGATTCTTCCGTTCAAATCCTCTTCCCATGGTATTGAATGAACTTAGCGGCAGAAATAAAAAACGACAGAATATTATCTGTCGCTAAGTTCATGGTTGCGGGAAGAGGATTTGAACCTCTGACCTTTGGGTTATGAGCCCAACGAGCTACCAGCTGCTCCATCCCGCGATATTAAGTTTTCGGCAATACTGCCATCGTTCAGTTGACAATCAAGGTGTTGGTGCCGGAGACCGGAGTCTTAATGTTCGGTACCGACCGAGGGATATTAAAAGACAGGCGTTATACCTGTCATAATAAATATGGTTGCGGGAATAGGATTTGAACCTATGACCTTTGGGTTATGAGCCCAACGAGCTACCAGCTGCTCCATCCCGCGGTATTAAGTTTGCGGCAATTACCGCTTTTGTTCAATTATCAATCAGTATGTTGGTGCCGGAGACCGGGGTCGAACCGGTACGATCGGTAAAGATCGCAGGATTTTAAGTCCTGTGCGTCTGCCAATTCCGCCACTCCGGCATTGTTGGCTCCAAGGGTGGGGCTCGAACCCACAACCTATCGGTTAACAGCCGAGTGCTCCACCATTGAGCTACCTTGGAATACCAATCCATCATCGCTGACGACAAGATTTATTATATATCAGAACGAGCAGTAATGTCAACAACTTTTATCATTAAATTCTTAAGTTTTTGTCTTTTTTTCAAGAGGAAAGGCCCAACACCTCTGAAGGCGTTGCTGATACTTGGTTCCTGGCCATAGACCCAATGACTCAAATGCTATCATTTTTGCTGTATCTAGTCAAAAAGACTGAGGAATGAGTATAAAATCGCTCCCCAGTCCCTAAATTATTTGCAGCTTCTACAGTTATGCAACCTGATCGGCTCCTGCTCGGAACGCTTTGATATTAATTTCTTCAAATCCCGGTTTCACGTTGTGCCTGATAACCTCTTCCCAATCGATACCAGGAATGTCCATTGCCTTTGTAAGCGCTCCCAGAAGGACGATGTTCATCGTCTTGGAGTTTCCCAGCTCAGAAGCGATTTCTCCGGCCTTAAAGACCGATGCCTTTGCTTTATGTACCAGCTCTTCCACAATACCCTCTGGATATTTTGCAATACCCTGCTGCACAGGTACCGATGGAATTTCAAAATCATTGATAACCATCTTTCCACCCTGCTTCAGGTATTCGATCCAGCGCAGCGCTTCCATTGCCTCAAAGGCTACAATAACGTCCGCTTCTCCTTTTCCTACGATGGGGGAGTATACCTTTTTGCCGAAACGAATCTGTGTACTGACATTTCCGCCTCTCTGGGACATCCCGTGAATCTCGGACATCTTTACGTCATACCCGGCTTGTGACAGCCCTTCCGAGAGAATCTTGCTAGCCAAAATGGTTCCCTGTCCGCCAACGCCGACAAGAAGGATATTCTTTACTTCACTCATTTATTTCACCTCCCGAATCGCATCGAAGGGACATACCTGCTTACAAATGCTGCAGCCAGTGCAGGAATCCGGATTGATTACGATCTGATCTCCCGAGTTAATTGCAGGGCATCCTGTTCGGACACAGGACTTACACTTTTTACATGTTTCCTGGTCGATTTCACATTTTTTTGGTGTGAGGTCAAACTCTTTTTTATCCTGCTCGCTGAATTTTTTCAGAATGCAAGGCCATTTTGCGATGATCACAGTAGGCTCATCCTTGGCAAGACCATAAGAAAGTGCATGATCCATTGCTTTCAAATCGAGGGGATTCACGGTTAGGACGTTTTCTTCCTTCATACCGATGGCTTTGCAGAGCAGAGGAATATCCACCTCTACGGCAACATCTCCCATTAAGGTGAAGCCTGTTCCCGGATTTTCCTGATGTCCTGTCATTCCCGTGATTCTGTTATCGAGAATCACAGTAACACTGTTTCCGTTGTTATAGACCACGTCCATCAGACTATTGATTCCTGTGTGGAAGAAGGTGGAGTCACCGATAACAGAAACTACCTTCAGATCCGACCCATTCTTTTTCAGAGCCTGTGCAGCTCCATGGCCTGCACTGATGCTTCCGCCCATGCAGATACAGGTATCCATTGCTGAAAGCGGCGCTGCAGAACCAAGGGTATAACAGCCGATATCTCCTGTAATGATGATGTTCTTTTTCTTCTTCAAGGCGTAGAAGAAGCCTCTGTGAGGACATCCGGCGCAGAGCGCAGGCGGTCTTACCACAGCTTCCTTTTCTGACTGGATCGTCTCAGTGGAGATACCGAAGATCGCTTTGCGAACGATATCCGTATTGAGTTCATCCATCTCTGGAATCAGTTCTTTCCCAATACAAGGGATGCCTGCCATCTTCAGATGGTTTTCAATATAGGGATCCATCTCCTCGATCACATAAAGCTTCTTAACCTTGCCAGCAAATTCTTTGATCTTTGCCATTGGCATAGGGAAGGTCATACCCAGCTTTAAATAAGAAACGTCCTCTCCGAAAACTTCTCTGGCATACTGATATGCCACACCGGAGCTGATGACACCGACTTCCGTGCCATTATATTCTGCTTGATTAATCTCAGCGTTATTGGAATACTCCTCCATGCTCTTTAAACGGTCGATGAGTTTTCTTCTCAGCGCCTTTCCGTTGGCTGGAGTTGCAACATATTTGGCAATCTTTTTTTCATAGGGGATGAGCGCAGACTCAACCCGATCCTCCAGGCTGACAAGACTCTTGCTGTGACAGACTCTTGTAGTCATTCTCAGCATAACCGGTGTGTCAAATTTTTCGCTGAGTTCAAGACCAAGCTTCATATAATCCTTGGACTCCTGGCTGTCTGAGGGCTCCAGCATGAGAACTCTTGCAGCAGTTGCATAGTTTCTGTTATCCTGTTCGTTCTGTGAGCTGTGCATTCCGGGATCGTCCGCAGAAACAAGAACACAGCCTCCCGTTACACCTGTATAGGCAAAGGTAAACAGCGGATCCGCAGCAACATTGACACCCACATGCTTCATCGCAGCCATGGAACGCGCTCCGGCAATCGAAGCACCAATCGCTGCTTCTAAAGCAACCTTTTCGTTGGGTGCCCATTCACAGTACAAATCATTTTTATACTGTACCATATTTTCCAGAATCTCCGTGCTGGGAGTGCCCGGATAGGCAGAAGCAAAGGTTAATCCAGCTTCATAGGCTCCTCTTGCCACGGCTTCGTTTCCCGTCATCAGTCGTTTCATTCATATCCTCCCTTATTCACAATACTTCGGTTATCCTACTTATGTCCGCCAGATTTAATTAATTCGGCTTTCTTTCTGTACTTTGTCTCGTTTTCCTTATCCTTGCTTTCCGCATAGATTTCTGCCAATTCCTCCATAGACTCAATATGGGAAGGATTCAGTGCCAGAACATTCTTAAAGTTTGTGACAGCATCCTTACGATTTCCCGTTCTCAAATACGCTACTCCAAGATAATAGGACATAGGCCACCAATCTTTAAATTTCGTATTTACAAAGGGCTCCAGGATATCAATCCCTAGTTCATATCTCCCGGCAAGTACCGCATTGCAGCCTTCTTCGATCTTTACCGGCTGCTCAAGCTGACGCATTCGTTCCATAATTTCTTTTCTATCTTTCAGATTGCCGTTTCGTTTGAGAAACTGCTCCCAGGCAAGTTTTGCTTTGATATAGAGTCCCATATTGAGATATGCATAACCAAGATAATAATAGGACTGGTTGTATCTCGGGTAAAAGTCAACCAAGAGTTCGAAATATTCAATGGATTCGGCTTTAAAACGTCCGATATACTCTGCATTATTGCTGGAAAGGTAAAGCTCTCTGCAGACTCTTGCATAGCTATACATGGCATGAATATTGGTAGGCAAAATGCAAAGTGCTGCTCGGAAATGTATCGCAGCTGCATCTAAATCCTTCAGTTCCGCCAAGTCTCTGCCCTTTTTTACGAGCGCATTAACAATTCGCTTTGGCGCAAATCCGGAAAGCATCTTGACATACTGTTCTGTGTATTGAAACTTGGGATCGATACCCATGATCCAGGCCAGGTTTTCCTGAAGGAACGGAATCTTGATCCCTTCTCCACCCTTAAACCCTTCCAAATCCTCTTTGCGAAGAGGAATCGGAACACCTTTCATATATTCGAGATTTGTTCGTTTGATATAATCTTCACTGAATTCATCAAAAACGAAGGTCTTCGTGTATTTCTTGAGATATTTTCCGACTCGATCCGGACGCTCCTTGATATCATACTCTTCCGGGGTTTTCTGGGGTGCTTCAATCTTGTCTTCCTTTTTCTTTAGAAATTGCATCATTTCACCTACAGGATTTCCCATCCCTTTCTCTCAAATTTTTTAACCGCATCCGGATTGAGGGTCTCCTTCATATCCAGTGTGAGCAGCTCTTGCATTGTATTTTTAATATCAGGAATAAAGCGTTCTTTCCAGCCTGCATAAAGTAGAAAAATCCGGTATAGGTCTTCCTTCTTATGTGACTTGTGCTGAAAGCCTTTCAGATAATAATAATCGGCAAACTCCTCGTAAAAATCAAAGGGTGCCAGCTCTAGGCTGTCCATACAAAAGTCCAGCGTTCGGCGAAAGCCACCTCTATTATAATATAAATCCAAAAGATTCTCCATCTTCTTTAAACGAACCAAGTCCAGTGCAGTCATGT
This genomic window from Clostridiales bacterium contains:
- a CDS encoding response regulator is translated as MDKNIVKTQMITLREGKMEEISVLLVEDSRYSADLNIREIKKANVSIRFHKVVANQQSMRNALNEWEWDLIVSDNSMPGFSALGALEVRNSMDKKIPFIIVSEDIFERDLDRAFREGCSAFVPKEELVMLRKIVKEILITHRMEDLF
- a CDS encoding response regulator, which translates into the protein MFKVMIVDDVEVMRRDVKRLKLWGESSGFMIEAEAVDGLDALEQLENNSFDLVITDIRMPRVDGIELLRQISERKLCPVTVLLSDFTEYHFARQGILYGAFDYIGKPVEEASLAELLGRIGRYLGNLREEERQNLELQDYAHDAISLTEDKKQLIHNIKSRNLKAVDQAVDLIGRICHLYHYDHFKAMDALKNTTHELIGALRQTYPWLELFIDLDQLEADFYSGSEVVEELQNSANGILRELIVLLNKLMGSPSSELISKTCEYVLTHVDEETSVKLLSEKLFINKSYLSETFKQKFGTTLLQYINMVKIERAKKLLQEGKLRNYQISEILGFKDPEYFGRLFKKNTGVLPKNYRK
- a CDS encoding PAS domain S-box protein gives rise to the protein MIIMGLINNAALLLALIIIYEISYNIPAGWVKLVPWMNGILIGFIGLIIMTFPYELKPGIFFDTRTILISTSALTFGLLPASIASIILVLYRIALGGAGLLMGIATIVTSVCVGGLWRHFFIPQYGRLRWVNIYLFGVVVHLLMLVDAFVLAWDTALQIIEQITIPVLLVYPIATVILSLLILQQKERKEAQTRIMDAEERYKSIFHNSHNIMLLIDPHSGSIIDANPAASRFYGWTIETLKSMNIEQINTLNPDETKAEMEKAYLEKRNYFLFQHRRASGEAVDVEVHSSPVTLKEKTYLYSIIHDISDRVVANLALYESEQRFRLLVESAPEAIFIVSEGKFRYINEFAVSVFGAQSAAQLLNTNVMDRYHPDYHGIIRERVKILLEEKKSMPPNEVIFLRLDGTSVFVEVSAVPIHYNNTDGSLVIARDITEQKIASYEILKLNTELEQRVEERTSELQKSVNELEAFAYTVSHDLKSPLRAIDAYSRILMEDYPEVIEGEIQDILSNIKNISRDMIALINKLLQYSTASRLGLYRETIDLHQLFELTFNELTAAIPERRIKLIMETQIPKIEGDKILLKQVVNNIISNAVKFTRNTDTAVIKVGHTIEANQITIYVNDNGVGFPMESSEKLFGIFQRLHSAEEYEGTGIGLATVQKIIKKHGGRVRILGKAGKGATIYVTLPK
- a CDS encoding rubrerythrin; this translates as MEMQTVDYLKKALLDTQERVRDFKAYSAKIEDKDLQEFFGDYSLSEGKQAQKLQKYLESQKH
- a CDS encoding indolepyruvate oxidoreductase subunit beta, with the protein product MSEVKNILLVGVGGQGTILASKILSEGLSQAGYDVKMSEIHGMSQRGGNVSTQIRFGKKVYSPIVGKGEADVIVAFEAMEALRWIEYLKQGGKMVINDFEIPSVPVQQGIAKYPEGIVEELVHKAKASVFKAGEIASELGNSKTMNIVLLGALTKAMDIPGIDWEEVIRHNVKPGFEEINIKAFRAGADQVA
- the iorA gene encoding indolepyruvate ferredoxin oxidoreductase subunit alpha, translated to MKRLMTGNEAVARGAYEAGLTFASAYPGTPSTEILENMVQYKNDLYCEWAPNEKVALEAAIGASIAGARSMAAMKHVGVNVAADPLFTFAYTGVTGGCVLVSADDPGMHSSQNEQDNRNYATAARVLMLEPSDSQESKDYMKLGLELSEKFDTPVMLRMTTRVCHSKSLVSLEDRVESALIPYEKKIAKYVATPANGKALRRKLIDRLKSMEEYSNNAEINQAEYNGTEVGVISSGVAYQYAREVFGEDVSYLKLGMTFPMPMAKIKEFAGKVKKLYVIEEMDPYIENHLKMAGIPCIGKELIPEMDELNTDIVRKAIFGISTETIQSEKEAVVRPPALCAGCPHRGFFYALKKKKNIIITGDIGCYTLGSAAPLSAMDTCICMGGSISAGHGAAQALKKNGSDLKVVSVIGDSTFFHTGINSLMDVVYNNGNSVTVILDNRITGMTGHQENPGTGFTLMGDVAVEVDIPLLCKAIGMKEENVLTVNPLDLKAMDHALSYGLAKDEPTVIIAKWPCILKKFSEQDKKEFDLTPKKCEIDQETCKKCKSCVRTGCPAINSGDQIVINPDSCTGCSICKQVCPFDAIREVK
- a CDS encoding tetratricopeptide repeat protein; amino-acid sequence: MGNPVGEMMQFLKKKEDKIEAPQKTPEEYDIKERPDRVGKYLKKYTKTFVFDEFSEDYIKRTNLEYMKGVPIPLRKEDLEGFKGGEGIKIPFLQENLAWIMGIDPKFQYTEQYVKMLSGFAPKRIVNALVKKGRDLAELKDLDAAAIHFRAALCILPTNIHAMYSYARVCRELYLSSNNAEYIGRFKAESIEYFELLVDFYPRYNQSYYYLGYAYLNMGLYIKAKLAWEQFLKRNGNLKDRKEIMERMRQLEQPVKIEEGCNAVLAGRYELGIDILEPFVNTKFKDWWPMSYYLGVAYLRTGNRKDAVTNFKNVLALNPSHIESMEELAEIYAESKDKENETKYRKKAELIKSGGHK